One Actinospica robiniae DSM 44927 genomic region harbors:
- a CDS encoding MFS transporter has protein sequence MSNQTRASGTDRGPLRAGTVAAALFAVCLAQIGLAMPATLNGTFQEVFNPTNSQLTWISDCSLLPITVLELTCGVLGDLFGRKKLLMGGALMLAVGEAVAASAHGVSVMWIGQIIAGIGCAALFPTTLAMLVAGDRSPAQRAKMIAIWAAILSTGNFIAPLLGGITATYFNWRVAFIVVVVLAVVDAGITYFTAQDSRSPQGRSLDPAGQTTIGLGLCALLWGVIQGAGDGWGNPMVVGAFVLSAVCIAAFILIELRVPNPLLRLDLFKNRNFALAALVTVVGMFAFLGTAYAISIRMGPIQGQSSMRTAFAFLLLSGLTIFLLPLTHRLMATLAPRWVLGLGFVLMGVGDIWAGQLPISDNTLPALIVPMGLVGIGFSFAVSAVTATVVETVPHSLAGMASATTSMLRDFGFTLGPAVIGAIATAKAVSGLTGQLHAANLAAADLGKAQGILSGGGPLAVEHADPTVSGLAVSSLGDAYSLGFTVCGIAALACCLITVLLLRGQAAESAEEPELAVAPA, from the coding sequence ATGTCGAACCAAACTCGTGCCTCCGGCACCGACCGCGGCCCGCTGCGCGCGGGCACGGTCGCCGCCGCCCTGTTCGCGGTTTGCCTCGCCCAGATCGGCCTGGCCATGCCGGCCACGCTGAACGGAACCTTCCAGGAGGTGTTCAACCCCACCAACTCGCAGCTGACCTGGATATCCGACTGCTCCCTGCTGCCGATCACGGTGCTCGAGCTGACCTGCGGTGTGCTCGGCGACCTGTTCGGACGCAAAAAGCTGCTCATGGGCGGCGCGCTCATGCTGGCCGTGGGCGAGGCCGTCGCGGCCTCCGCGCACGGCGTGAGCGTGATGTGGATCGGCCAGATCATCGCGGGCATCGGCTGCGCCGCGCTGTTCCCGACCACCCTGGCCATGCTCGTCGCGGGCGACCGCTCGCCGGCCCAGCGCGCCAAGATGATCGCCATCTGGGCCGCCATCCTGTCCACCGGCAACTTCATCGCGCCGCTGCTCGGCGGCATCACCGCCACCTACTTCAACTGGCGCGTCGCCTTCATCGTGGTGGTCGTGCTGGCCGTGGTGGACGCCGGCATCACCTACTTCACCGCGCAGGACTCGCGCTCCCCGCAAGGACGCTCGCTCGACCCGGCCGGCCAGACCACGATCGGCCTCGGCCTGTGCGCGCTGCTGTGGGGCGTGATCCAGGGCGCCGGCGACGGCTGGGGCAACCCGATGGTGGTGGGCGCGTTCGTGCTCTCCGCCGTGTGCATCGCCGCCTTCATCCTGATCGAACTGCGCGTGCCCAACCCGCTGCTGCGCCTGGACCTGTTCAAGAACCGCAACTTCGCCCTCGCCGCGCTGGTCACCGTGGTCGGCATGTTCGCCTTCCTCGGCACCGCCTACGCCATCAGCATCCGGATGGGTCCGATCCAGGGCCAGTCCTCGATGCGCACCGCCTTCGCGTTCCTGCTGCTGAGCGGTCTGACCATCTTCCTGCTGCCGCTCACCCACCGGCTCATGGCCACCCTCGCCCCGCGCTGGGTGCTCGGCCTCGGCTTCGTGCTGATGGGCGTCGGCGACATCTGGGCCGGCCAGCTGCCGATCTCGGACAACACCCTGCCCGCCCTGATCGTGCCGATGGGCCTGGTGGGCATCGGCTTCAGCTTCGCCGTCTCCGCGGTCACCGCGACCGTGGTCGAGACCGTGCCGCACAGCCTCGCCGGGATGGCCTCGGCCACCACCAGCATGCTGCGCGACTTCGGCTTCACCCTCGGCCCGGCCGTGATCGGCGCCATCGCCACCGCCAAGGCGGTCAGCGGCCTGACCGGGCAGCTGCACGCGGCGAACCTGGCCGCGGCGGACCTCGGCAAGGCCCAGGGCATCCTGTCCGGCGGCGGCCCGCTGGCCGTCGAGCACGCCGACCCGACCGTCTCCGGCCTGGCCGTGAGCTCGCTCGGCGACGCGTACAGCCTCGGCTTCACCGTCTGCGGCATCGCGGCGCTGGCCTGCTGCCTGATCACCGTGCTGCTGCTGCGCGGCCAGGCGGCCGAGTCGGCCGAGGAGCCCGAGCTCGCCGTCGCCCCGGCGTAG